Proteins encoded in a region of the Enterococcus gilvus ATCC BAA-350 genome:
- a CDS encoding PolC-type DNA polymerase III: MSKNRELFENLLRQIELAESDQQHPMIQASEIKEVIVHEKSRVWEFFIQTPQILPAKLFYTFYQKLQLAFQSIAKVKVHIVPEENQFEEELLQNYWQLALGEQDCDTPLVKQVLSKPLPLIQGKRIVLLIDNETVIPFLRQQYLPLIEENLVSYGFPHLRVDPEVDKEQADKKLQEFEVRKQEQAQAMQEQAAASLAQYESKKKEQKEQAAHFDGPIQMGRNIPSDEAITPMGNIIEEERRITIEGFIFDKEVRELRSKRKILILKMTDYTSSFVVKKFSNGEKDEAIFEAIANKSWIRVRGSVQEDTFMRDLVMNAQDIQEVKHPERQDTATEKRSELHLHTNMSTMDAINSASDLVAQAGKWGHRAIAITDHGGAQSFPDAHAAGKKAGVKILYGVEANVVSDGVPIAYNDAHESLTDATYVVFDVETTGLSAVYDTIIELAAVKMHKGNVVETFEEFIDPGHPLSETTINLTGITDEMVRGSKPEKEVMELFEKFCEGAILVAHNATFDIGFINTTYVRHDMPETPNPVIDTLELARFLYPEFKRFGLGVLTKKFGVNLEQHHRAVYDAEATGHLAWIFVKEAIEKHEMTYHDQLNDHVGEGDSYKRARPFHATILAKNQAGLKDLFKLISMSNIEYFERVPRIPRSQLNKLRENLLIGSACSQGEIFEAMMQKGVEEAKNRAAFYDYIEVMPKAVYAPLIEQELVKNEADLEDILRNLIQIGKDLNKTVVATGDVHYLNKEDAIYRKILISSMGGANPLNRHSLPDVHFRTTDEMLQAFSFLGPQLAKEIVVDGPNAIVDTCEEIVPVKDDLYTPKIPGSEEEIKKLSYDRARELYGDPLPEIIEKRLEKELTSIIGNGFSVIYLIAQKLVHKSNADGYLVGSRGSVGSSFVATMTGITEVNPLPPHYYCPECQYSEFFEDGSYGSGFDMPEKACPKCGARLNKDGHDIPFETFLGFHGDKVPDIDLNFSGDYQPEAHNYTKVLFGEEYVYRAGTIGTVADKTAFGFVKGYERDHNLHFRNAEVDRLAKGATGVKRTTGQHPGGIIVIPDYMDVYDFTPIQYPADDRNSEWKTTHFDFHSIHDNVLKLDILGHDDPTVIRMLQELSGIDPKTIPTDDPEVMKIFAGPQVLGVESDQIYSKTGTLGIPEFGTRFVRGMLEETGPTTFAELLQISGLSHGTDVWLGNAEELISRGEANLAEVIGCRDDIMVYLIHAGLDSGMAFKIMETVRKGQWNKIDDELRETYLTAMKENNVPDWYIDSCSKIKYMFPKAHAAAYVLMALRVAYFKVYYPILYYCAYFSVRADDFDLVAMAKGKDAVKAAMKAITDKGMDASTKEKNQLTVLELCNEMLERDFHFGMIDLYKSDAQDFVIDGDTLIAPFRAVPGLGLNVAKQIVEARKDGIFLSKEDLASRGKVSKTLIEYMDTHGVLKDLPDENQLSLFDM, from the coding sequence TTGTCTAAAAATCGTGAATTATTTGAAAATTTACTACGACAAATTGAATTGGCAGAGTCGGATCAGCAACACCCAATGATCCAAGCGTCAGAGATTAAGGAAGTGATCGTTCACGAAAAGTCTCGTGTGTGGGAGTTTTTCATCCAGACACCGCAAATTCTACCAGCAAAGCTATTTTATACGTTCTATCAAAAGCTGCAACTTGCCTTTCAATCTATAGCGAAAGTGAAAGTACATATTGTTCCGGAAGAAAATCAGTTTGAAGAGGAACTGTTGCAGAATTATTGGCAATTGGCCTTAGGAGAACAGGATTGCGATACCCCGCTAGTGAAGCAGGTATTGAGCAAGCCCTTGCCGTTGATCCAAGGAAAACGGATCGTTTTATTGATAGATAACGAAACCGTTATTCCATTTTTGAGACAGCAATATTTGCCATTGATTGAAGAAAATCTAGTTTCTTATGGATTCCCACATCTGCGGGTAGATCCAGAAGTAGATAAAGAACAGGCAGATAAGAAGTTACAGGAATTTGAAGTACGAAAACAAGAGCAGGCCCAAGCCATGCAAGAACAAGCGGCAGCCAGCTTAGCGCAATATGAATCAAAGAAAAAAGAACAGAAGGAACAAGCCGCTCATTTTGACGGTCCGATCCAAATGGGGCGCAACATTCCCTCAGACGAAGCAATTACACCAATGGGCAACATTATTGAAGAAGAACGCCGCATTACTATTGAAGGGTTTATTTTCGATAAAGAAGTTCGTGAATTACGCTCAAAACGTAAAATCTTGATTTTGAAAATGACAGACTACACCTCTTCTTTTGTGGTGAAAAAATTCTCTAATGGTGAGAAAGACGAGGCGATCTTTGAGGCAATCGCTAATAAGAGCTGGATTCGTGTTCGAGGAAGTGTGCAAGAGGACACGTTTATGCGTGACCTCGTTATGAATGCGCAGGATATCCAGGAAGTGAAGCATCCTGAACGTCAAGATACGGCAACTGAAAAACGATCAGAATTGCATTTGCATACCAATATGAGCACCATGGATGCCATCAACAGCGCCAGCGATTTAGTCGCTCAAGCAGGAAAATGGGGACATCGAGCAATCGCCATCACCGATCATGGGGGCGCGCAGTCTTTCCCAGATGCCCATGCGGCAGGGAAAAAAGCAGGCGTAAAGATTCTTTACGGCGTGGAAGCTAATGTCGTATCTGACGGTGTTCCGATTGCTTATAATGATGCACACGAATCATTAACGGATGCCACCTATGTCGTATTCGACGTAGAAACCACCGGGTTGTCTGCCGTCTACGATACGATCATCGAGTTAGCCGCTGTCAAAATGCACAAAGGAAATGTCGTTGAGACCTTTGAGGAATTCATTGATCCAGGACATCCGTTGTCAGAAACGACCATCAACTTGACGGGGATCACGGACGAAATGGTTCGAGGGTCTAAGCCAGAAAAAGAAGTCATGGAATTGTTTGAAAAGTTCTGTGAGGGTGCGATTTTAGTCGCCCATAACGCAACCTTCGATATCGGCTTTATCAACACGACGTATGTTCGTCATGATATGCCGGAAACACCAAATCCAGTTATTGACACGTTAGAGCTGGCACGTTTCTTATATCCTGAATTTAAGCGTTTCGGTTTAGGGGTTCTAACAAAGAAATTTGGTGTGAATCTGGAGCAACATCACCGAGCAGTGTATGATGCGGAGGCGACAGGCCATTTAGCATGGATCTTTGTCAAAGAAGCGATTGAGAAGCATGAGATGACTTATCATGATCAATTGAACGACCATGTTGGGGAAGGCGATTCTTACAAACGCGCCCGTCCTTTCCATGCGACGATTTTGGCAAAAAATCAAGCAGGATTGAAAGACCTATTCAAATTGATCTCTATGTCCAACATCGAATATTTTGAACGGGTACCGAGAATTCCACGCTCTCAATTAAATAAATTACGAGAAAATTTATTGATAGGGTCTGCTTGCTCGCAAGGAGAGATCTTTGAAGCAATGATGCAAAAGGGAGTCGAAGAGGCGAAAAACCGCGCGGCATTCTACGATTATATTGAAGTTATGCCCAAAGCAGTTTACGCACCGTTGATTGAACAGGAACTGGTGAAAAATGAAGCGGACTTAGAAGATATCTTGCGGAATTTGATCCAAATCGGAAAAGATCTTAATAAGACGGTCGTGGCAACAGGGGATGTCCATTACTTGAATAAAGAAGATGCGATCTATCGGAAAATCTTGATTAGTTCGATGGGGGGCGCAAACCCGCTGAATCGTCATAGCTTACCGGATGTCCATTTCCGAACGACGGATGAAATGCTGCAGGCGTTTAGTTTCTTAGGTCCTCAATTAGCCAAAGAAATCGTCGTTGATGGACCCAACGCCATCGTAGACACCTGCGAAGAGATTGTTCCAGTTAAGGACGATCTATATACACCGAAGATCCCTGGTTCGGAAGAAGAAATCAAAAAATTAAGTTATGACCGTGCGCGGGAATTGTACGGTGATCCGTTGCCAGAGATCATTGAAAAACGGTTGGAAAAAGAATTGACTTCGATCATTGGAAACGGGTTTTCGGTTATCTATTTGATCGCTCAAAAATTGGTTCATAAGAGTAATGCGGATGGGTACTTAGTTGGTTCTCGTGGTTCCGTGGGCTCTAGTTTTGTGGCGACCATGACAGGGATTACTGAGGTGAATCCTTTGCCGCCTCATTATTATTGCCCTGAATGCCAATACTCTGAATTCTTTGAGGATGGTTCTTACGGGTCCGGCTTCGATATGCCTGAAAAGGCGTGTCCGAAGTGTGGCGCGCGCTTGAATAAAGACGGCCATGATATTCCTTTTGAAACATTCTTAGGTTTCCATGGAGATAAAGTTCCCGATATTGATTTGAACTTCTCAGGTGATTATCAACCTGAGGCCCATAACTACACGAAAGTTCTGTTTGGGGAAGAGTATGTGTATCGTGCAGGTACGATCGGTACGGTCGCTGATAAAACAGCCTTTGGATTTGTTAAAGGGTATGAACGAGATCACAATTTGCATTTTCGGAATGCGGAGGTTGATCGGTTGGCAAAAGGCGCTACAGGCGTCAAACGTACGACAGGTCAGCATCCGGGCGGGATCATCGTAATTCCGGATTATATGGATGTGTATGATTTTACACCGATCCAATACCCGGCGGATGATCGGAATTCAGAATGGAAGACGACACACTTTGACTTCCACTCGATCCATGACAATGTATTGAAGCTTGATATCCTGGGCCACGATGACCCAACGGTTATTCGGATGCTGCAAGAATTATCAGGTATTGATCCGAAAACGATCCCGACAGACGATCCTGAAGTAATGAAGATTTTTGCTGGCCCGCAAGTCTTGGGTGTTGAATCTGATCAGATTTACTCTAAAACCGGGACACTAGGTATTCCTGAGTTTGGAACACGTTTCGTTCGGGGAATGTTAGAAGAAACGGGACCAACGACGTTTGCTGAGTTATTGCAGATTTCTGGGTTGTCTCATGGTACGGACGTTTGGTTAGGAAACGCTGAAGAATTGATCAGCCGCGGCGAAGCCAACTTGGCAGAAGTTATCGGCTGTCGTGACGATATCATGGTTTATTTAATCCATGCAGGACTTGATAGCGGAATGGCCTTCAAGATCATGGAAACAGTACGTAAAGGGCAATGGAATAAAATTGACGACGAACTTCGTGAGACCTATCTGACAGCGATGAAAGAGAACAATGTGCCGGACTGGTATATTGATTCCTGTTCGAAGATCAAGTATATGTTCCCGAAAGCCCATGCGGCCGCCTATGTACTGATGGCGCTGCGGGTTGCTTATTTCAAAGTCTATTATCCGATCCTTTATTATTGTGCATATTTTTCTGTTCGTGCGGACGATTTCGATCTCGTTGCGATGGCAAAAGGGAAAGATGCAGTCAAAGCGGCGATGAAAGCTATCACTGACAAAGGAATGGATGCGTCAACGAAAGAAAAGAACCAATTGACTGTCTTGGAATTATGCAACGAGATGCTAGAGCGGGACTTCCATTTTGGCATGATCGACCTGTATAAATCAGATGCTCAAGATTTTGTCATTGACGGGGATACCTTGATCGCACCGTTCCGTGCTGTGCCTGGTCTTGGTCTGAACGTGGCAAAACAAATCGTTGAAGCTCGTAAGGATGGCATTTTCCTCTCTAAAGAAGATTTAGCCTCGCGCGGGAAGGTATCCAAAACATTGATCGAATACATGGATACTCATGGTGTATTGAAAGATTTGCCTGATGAGAATCAGCTTTCATTGTTCGATATGTAA
- the rseP gene encoding RIP metalloprotease RseP yields the protein MRTIITFLIVFGVLVIVHEFGHFFFAKRSGILVREFSIGMGPKLIAHMGKDGTTYTLRLLPIGGYVRMAGLEDEETELSPGMPLSVELTPKNEVKRINVSKKIQLPNSIPMELISADLVDDLTIKGYINGDESRETTYQVQHDATVIEENGTEVRIAPRDVQFQSAKLGSRILTNFAGPMNNFILTILLFIVLAFLQGGVADYSTNQIGTVQADSPAAVAGVKDHDAIVSVDGKKISSWDDLTDTVTKKPGKELAVVIEQDGKEKTVHMTPKSVESNGQKVGQIGVSPFMKTGVGDKIVGGFTQSWDLMKRIFGALGSLFTGFSLDKLGGPVMMYQMSAEASRAGVKTVIYLMALLSVNLGIVNLLPIPAFDGGKILLNIIEGLRGKPLDPDKEGLITMIGFGFIMLLMILVTWNDIQRFFF from the coding sequence ATGCGTACGATTATTACATTTTTAATCGTTTTTGGTGTCCTGGTGATCGTTCACGAATTTGGACATTTTTTCTTTGCGAAACGTTCAGGTATTTTAGTTCGAGAATTTTCAATCGGTATGGGACCAAAACTGATTGCTCATATGGGAAAAGACGGGACCACTTATACATTGCGTTTATTGCCAATTGGCGGATACGTACGAATGGCTGGACTGGAAGACGAAGAGACTGAATTAAGTCCGGGTATGCCGTTATCGGTTGAGCTGACACCGAAAAACGAAGTAAAACGAATCAACGTCAGCAAAAAGATCCAATTGCCTAACAGCATCCCGATGGAGCTTATTTCAGCCGATTTGGTGGATGATTTGACGATCAAAGGCTACATCAATGGTGATGAAAGCCGAGAGACTACGTACCAGGTGCAACATGATGCGACAGTCATTGAAGAAAATGGGACAGAAGTTCGGATCGCTCCGAGAGATGTTCAATTTCAATCAGCGAAATTAGGCTCGCGTATTTTGACCAATTTTGCAGGACCAATGAATAATTTCATTTTGACGATCCTGTTGTTTATTGTATTGGCCTTTTTACAAGGCGGCGTGGCTGACTATAGCACTAACCAAATCGGGACGGTTCAGGCAGACAGCCCCGCAGCTGTTGCCGGGGTAAAAGATCACGATGCGATCGTATCTGTGGACGGCAAAAAGATTTCTTCTTGGGATGATCTGACGGACACTGTCACGAAAAAACCAGGAAAAGAGTTGGCTGTTGTCATTGAACAAGACGGCAAAGAAAAAACCGTGCATATGACACCGAAAAGTGTAGAGAGTAATGGACAAAAGGTCGGTCAGATCGGTGTGAGCCCCTTCATGAAGACTGGGGTTGGCGATAAGATCGTTGGCGGATTCACTCAATCTTGGGATTTAATGAAGCGTATTTTTGGCGCTCTAGGCTCACTTTTTACTGGTTTTAGTCTGGATAAGCTTGGCGGACCTGTGATGATGTATCAAATGTCAGCAGAAGCGTCACGTGCCGGAGTTAAAACAGTCATTTACTTAATGGCGCTGCTTTCAGTCAATTTGGGTATCGTCAACTTGCTGCCGATCCCAGCTTTCGATGGCGGGAAGATCCTCCTGAATATCATTGAGGGACTTCGAGGGAAACCACTCGATCCAGACAAAGAAGGACTGATCACCATGATCGGCTTTGGGTTTATTATGCTTTTGATGATTTTGGTCACATGGAATGACATTCAACGTTTCTTTTTTTAA
- a CDS encoding phosphatidate cytidylyltransferase, whose translation MRQRVITAVVALAIFIPILYVGGIAVELAAAVLAGVGVYELFRMKGLAILSFEGVLSILGAVFLVLPAERWMPFLSGSNSNFLLFYLTVMIILGFSVVSKNTYTIDEAGFPVVASLYVGVGFQNLVTARADGLPILLFAFFVVWATDIGAYMVGRQIGKHKLWPDISPNKTIEGALGGIASAVVVAVVFFLVQPNIFQHNLVTMILFTIVFSVVGQFGDLVESAIKRHYGVKDSGNILPGHGGILDRFDSMLFVFPMMHLLGVF comes from the coding sequence ATGAGACAGCGAGTCATTACAGCGGTCGTCGCATTAGCGATCTTTATACCGATCTTGTACGTTGGCGGGATCGCCGTAGAATTAGCGGCAGCAGTACTAGCTGGGGTAGGTGTCTATGAGCTATTTCGAATGAAGGGTCTTGCGATCCTAAGTTTTGAAGGAGTACTTTCTATTTTAGGCGCAGTCTTTTTAGTTTTACCAGCGGAACGCTGGATGCCATTTTTAAGTGGTTCTAACAGCAACTTTTTATTATTTTATTTAACAGTGATGATTATCCTAGGATTTTCTGTTGTGTCTAAAAATACCTACACGATCGATGAAGCGGGTTTTCCGGTCGTCGCTAGTTTATATGTAGGTGTTGGGTTTCAGAATCTAGTCACGGCTCGTGCGGATGGTCTGCCTATTCTGCTTTTCGCATTCTTTGTTGTTTGGGCAACAGATATTGGGGCATATATGGTAGGACGCCAAATAGGAAAGCATAAACTTTGGCCGGATATTTCACCAAACAAGACGATTGAAGGCGCGCTTGGAGGGATTGCCAGCGCAGTGGTCGTCGCTGTTGTTTTCTTTTTAGTCCAACCAAATATATTCCAGCACAATTTAGTGACGATGATCCTCTTTACAATTGTATTCTCAGTTGTGGGTCAATTTGGCGATCTTGTTGAATCAGCGATCAAACGTCATTACGGAGTAAAAGACTCAGGAAACATCTTGCCAGGACACGGTGGAATTTTAGACCGGTTCGACAGCATGTTGTTTGTTTTTCCGATGATGCACTTATTAGGGGTATTTTAA
- a CDS encoding isoprenyl transferase: protein MLRFFPQKQKYTPEESSFVFDPEGAVPKHIAVIMDGNGRWAQNRRLPRIAGHKEGMETVKKITKHANRLGVKVLTLYAFSTENWKRPEEEVSFLMQLPVDFFDTFVPELIEENVQVHVMGYEEYLPSHTQDAVKRAIEQTAQNDGLVLNFALNYGSRAEIITAIKQMANEVKEDELDIETIDDDVVGEHLMTGFLPKELRDPELVVRTSGEERISNFLLWQLAYSELYFTKALWPDFDGDHLEAAIASFQQRNRRFGGLNKDIRTT from the coding sequence GTGTTACGATTTTTTCCACAAAAGCAAAAATACACACCAGAGGAATCGTCCTTCGTTTTCGATCCAGAAGGAGCTGTCCCAAAACACATTGCGGTTATCATGGACGGCAATGGCCGATGGGCGCAAAACCGCCGTTTGCCGCGGATCGCTGGTCATAAAGAGGGTATGGAAACAGTAAAAAAAATTACAAAGCATGCCAATCGGTTGGGTGTAAAGGTTTTGACACTCTATGCTTTTTCAACGGAAAATTGGAAACGTCCTGAAGAAGAAGTGAGCTTTTTGATGCAGCTGCCGGTAGATTTTTTTGATACATTTGTGCCAGAATTAATCGAAGAAAATGTCCAAGTCCACGTAATGGGCTACGAAGAATACTTGCCTTCACATACGCAAGACGCAGTGAAGCGTGCCATCGAACAAACTGCGCAAAACGACGGGCTTGTTTTAAATTTTGCCTTGAATTATGGGAGCCGCGCGGAGATCATTACGGCAATTAAACAGATGGCAAATGAGGTCAAAGAGGATGAATTGGACATCGAAACCATTGATGATGATGTCGTAGGCGAACATCTAATGACCGGTTTTCTGCCAAAAGAATTAAGAGATCCCGAGCTGGTTGTTCGAACAAGCGGTGAAGAGCGGATCAGCAACTTTTTATTGTGGCAGTTGGCGTATAGCGAATTGTACTTCACAAAAGCACTATGGCCAGATTTTGATGGCGACCATTTAGAGGCAGCGATCGCTTCCTTTCAGCAAAGAAATCGTCGTTTTGGCGGATTGAATAAGGATATTCGTACCACGTGA
- the frr gene encoding ribosome recycling factor: MADEVMNAAKDKMKKAQEALQRQLGQIRAGRANASLLDRITVDYYGVPTPVNQMASITIPEARVLMVTPFDKNMITDVEKAIMASDIGLNPANDGNVLRLVIPQLTEERRKELAKEVKKESEGAKVAVRNIRRDAMDEYKKQQKNGDLTEDDLRSVEKDIQALTDDNIKAIDSIVAEKEKELLEV; encoded by the coding sequence ATGGCAGATGAAGTAATGAACGCAGCAAAAGACAAAATGAAAAAGGCACAAGAAGCCTTGCAACGTCAATTAGGTCAAATCCGTGCAGGACGCGCGAACGCAAGCCTACTTGATCGCATCACTGTTGATTATTATGGTGTGCCGACACCTGTGAACCAAATGGCTTCCATCACGATTCCAGAAGCCCGCGTCTTAATGGTGACACCATTTGACAAAAATATGATCACTGACGTGGAGAAAGCGATCATGGCGAGCGATATTGGCTTAAATCCAGCGAATGACGGAAATGTTCTTCGTCTAGTGATTCCACAATTAACGGAAGAACGTCGTAAAGAATTAGCAAAAGAAGTAAAGAAAGAGTCTGAAGGTGCGAAAGTCGCTGTTCGTAACATTCGTCGTGATGCGATGGATGAGTACAAAAAGCAACAAAAAAATGGCGATTTGACAGAAGACGATTTGCGCAGTGTTGAAAAAGACATCCAAGCGTTGACGGATGACAACATCAAAGCGATCGATTCAATCGTGGCTGAAAAAGAAAAAGAATTGTTAGAAGTTTAA
- the pyrH gene encoding UMP kinase: MNEPKYKRVVLKLSGEALAGDEKFGINPPVIKEIVEEIKEVHDLGIEMAIIVGGGNIWRGQIGAQMGMERAQADYMGMLATVMNALALQDALENIDVPTRVQTSIEMRQIAEPYIRRKAERHLEKGRIVIFAGGTGNPYFSTDTTAALRAAEVNADVILMAKNNVDGVYSADPKLDENAVKFEELTHLDVISKGLQVMDSTASSLSMDNDIPLVVFNLNEPGNIKRVVLGENIGTTVRGK; this comes from the coding sequence ATGAATGAACCAAAGTATAAACGTGTAGTATTGAAACTAAGTGGAGAAGCCTTAGCAGGGGATGAAAAATTTGGGATCAATCCACCCGTGATCAAGGAAATCGTTGAAGAAATCAAAGAAGTTCATGATCTAGGAATCGAGATGGCCATCATCGTCGGCGGCGGAAACATTTGGCGTGGACAGATTGGTGCCCAAATGGGAATGGAACGTGCACAAGCAGATTATATGGGAATGTTAGCGACTGTAATGAATGCATTAGCTTTGCAGGATGCATTGGAAAATATTGACGTACCGACTCGTGTTCAAACATCGATTGAAATGCGTCAGATCGCAGAACCATATATTCGCCGTAAAGCAGAACGCCACCTTGAAAAAGGCCGGATCGTGATCTTTGCAGGTGGAACGGGGAATCCTTACTTCTCAACGGATACAACTGCGGCATTGAGAGCAGCAGAAGTCAATGCTGACGTCATCTTGATGGCAAAAAATAATGTCGATGGTGTTTATTCAGCTGATCCAAAACTTGATGAGAATGCAGTGAAATTTGAAGAATTGACGCATTTGGATGTCATTTCTAAAGGCTTACAAGTGATGGATTCAACCGCTAGCTCGTTAAGCATGGACAATGATATTCCGCTTGTTGTCTTTAATTTGAATGAACCAGGAAATATTAAACGTGTTGTACTCGGTGAAAACATCGGTACGACTGTGAGGGGGAAATAG